Proteins from one Gimesia maris genomic window:
- a CDS encoding FG-GAP repeat domain-containing protein, whose product MQILSGLINSITGRFVLLVLLLMACLWVNDSRGQAEGGPAEKIQLQFKVPIVPEQMWVFRKTDGLDPPEEGVIFWIGRNREGEGRFLAVTSEKVLVENTFQQLLTQNMKAGDPRLLYFGSTYPRNSFFHRIDLDGDGSDEVLLTSTGGVADNAFLTIFKVTSAGVRQIYKDGSRFSLRIIDIDNDGKYELANAGFEWVAQENVPGPKEFTIYSLNQGSYVRTKTMTAEEFTGLEGRFSKQGRLNAPVTLEKRPVFTLYPAEKQSHLLESK is encoded by the coding sequence ATGCAGATATTATCAGGTCTTATTAATTCTATCACCGGCCGTTTCGTGCTGTTAGTGCTATTGCTGATGGCGTGTCTGTGGGTGAATGATTCCCGGGGTCAGGCTGAAGGGGGCCCTGCAGAGAAGATTCAATTGCAGTTCAAGGTACCCATTGTCCCGGAGCAGATGTGGGTGTTTCGAAAGACGGACGGTCTTGATCCCCCGGAAGAGGGAGTCATTTTCTGGATTGGTAGAAACAGGGAAGGAGAAGGACGATTTCTGGCAGTGACCAGTGAAAAGGTATTAGTGGAAAATACATTTCAGCAACTACTGACACAGAACATGAAAGCCGGTGATCCGCGTCTGCTGTATTTCGGCTCGACTTACCCGCGAAATTCATTTTTTCATCGCATCGATTTAGATGGAGATGGGTCTGATGAAGTGCTGCTGACGTCAACTGGTGGAGTCGCTGATAATGCGTTTCTGACAATCTTCAAAGTCACGTCTGCGGGCGTCAGGCAGATCTACAAGGATGGAAGCCGATTCTCTCTGCGGATCATTGATATCGACAATGACGGAAAATATGAACTTGCCAATGCCGGATTTGAATGGGTGGCACAGGAGAATGTACCTGGCCCCAAAGAGTTCACCATCTATTCGCTGAACCAGGGAAGCTACGTTCGCACGAAGACAATGACAGCTGAGGAATTTACCGGGTTAGAGGGGCGGTTCAGCAAACAGGGACGACTGAATGCACCTGTGACGTTAGAGAAAAGACCGGTCTTCACTTTGTATCCAGCAGAAAAGCAATCACATTTACTGGAATCAAAATGA
- a CDS encoding DinB family protein: MFENEIAINQLQLKQFAAIVADLPEESLDTRGNGHGHPPVWILGHLAIVGEMGQTFLGGSLTHPTWAPLFGPGSSDEVQPDESLTRDTLITSLNQAYETLQSMAAEAQPEDVAGPHGIEFFEGTPVQTVGHAISLLLTNHFAFHLAQLSSCRRDRGLGHIF; this comes from the coding sequence ATGTTCGAAAACGAAATTGCCATTAACCAGTTGCAGTTGAAACAGTTTGCAGCCATCGTAGCGGATCTGCCTGAGGAGTCTCTTGATACACGGGGTAACGGGCACGGGCATCCTCCGGTCTGGATTCTTGGTCACCTGGCGATTGTCGGCGAAATGGGACAGACGTTTCTGGGAGGCAGCCTGACACATCCAACGTGGGCGCCGCTGTTTGGCCCCGGTTCGAGTGATGAAGTTCAGCCGGATGAATCTCTGACGCGGGATACGTTGATTACGTCGCTCAATCAGGCTTATGAAACACTGCAGTCGATGGCGGCGGAGGCACAGCCCGAGGATGTTGCGGGGCCGCATGGAATTGAATTTTTCGAAGGGACCCCCGTGCAAACAGTGGGGCATGCAATCTCGCTGCTGCTGACGAATCACTTCGCCTTTCATCTGGCGCAACTCTCCAGCTGCCGCCGCGACCGCGGGCTGGGGCATATTTTTTAA
- a CDS encoding SGNH/GDSL hydrolase family protein — translation MMQRTARFLFCFSLLTGCLLGSPLMAADKEPAAKADKPTIVTFGDSTTATRGPLVVYSMILEKELPAAGVPVKVVNSGIGGHTTQNAIARFEKDVLQHDPDLVVIQYGINDSAVDVWRDPPATQSRVSVEQYAANLRKMIKQLKEKQISVILMTPNSLRWIPRLKKLYGKPPYDPEDVQGFNVLLKSYAAAVRKIAKEENVPLVDVYAAFENYDKQANQAADDLLLDGMHPNTQGQKMVADLLLPQIKAALAKQDQ, via the coding sequence ATGATGCAACGTACTGCGCGTTTCCTGTTTTGTTTCTCACTGCTGACGGGTTGTCTGTTGGGTTCTCCCCTGATGGCGGCGGATAAAGAACCGGCGGCGAAAGCGGACAAACCGACCATCGTCACCTTTGGTGATTCGACGACGGCAACGCGCGGGCCGCTGGTCGTGTATTCGATGATTCTGGAGAAAGAACTTCCCGCAGCGGGTGTTCCCGTAAAAGTCGTGAACTCCGGGATCGGGGGACACACGACTCAAAATGCGATCGCCCGGTTTGAGAAGGATGTGCTGCAGCATGATCCCGATCTGGTGGTGATTCAGTATGGCATCAATGATTCCGCCGTCGATGTCTGGCGCGATCCGCCTGCGACTCAATCGCGTGTTTCGGTGGAACAGTACGCCGCGAACCTGCGCAAGATGATTAAACAGCTCAAAGAGAAACAGATCTCTGTCATCCTGATGACGCCGAACTCGCTGCGGTGGATTCCCCGCCTGAAAAAACTGTACGGCAAACCGCCTTACGATCCCGAAGATGTTCAGGGTTTTAATGTACTGCTGAAATCGTACGCGGCTGCGGTACGGAAGATCGCCAAAGAGGAAAATGTGCCTCTCGTCGATGTCTACGCGGCCTTTGAAAACTATGACAAACAGGCCAATCAGGCCGCCGATGATCTGCTGCTGGACGGCATGCATCCTAATACCCAAGGCCAGAAGATGGTGGCGGACCTGCTGCTGCCCCAGATCAAAGCCGCATTAGCAAAACAGGACCAGTGA